One Helianthus annuus cultivar XRQ/B chromosome 12, HanXRQr2.0-SUNRISE, whole genome shotgun sequence genomic region harbors:
- the LOC110896034 gene encoding uncharacterized protein At4g28440, with the protein MIDHHQIFFTSPTFLEFSEHQLLSIQFRVSWKMAEQIKQQPAFVKISELRPGAFGLNLTVKVVSSKAIMTRGRNGTQGRNMRLAECLVGDETGIVVFTARNDQVDAMKEGSTVILRNAKIDMYKGSMRLAVDKWGRVEVTEAAAFSVKEDNNLSLIEFELITVEE; encoded by the exons ATGATCGATCATCACCAGATCTTCTTCACCTCACCCACTTTTCTCGAGTTTTCCGAACATCAATTACTCTCAATTCAATTCAG GGTTTCTTGGAAAATGGCTGAACAAATCAAGCAGCAACCAGCTTTCGTTAAGATCAGCGAACTTCGTCCTGGTGCTTTTGGTCTTAACTTAACTGTAAAAGTGGTTAGTTCAAAGGCAATAATGACACGCGGTCGCAATGGGACTCAAGGTCGTAACATGCGTCTTGCTGAATGTTTGGTTGGTGATGAAACTGGAATTGTTGTCTTTACTGCTAGAAACGACCAAG TGGACGCCATGAAGGAGGGCAGCACTGTCATTTTGAGAAATGCAAAAATCGACATGTACAAAGGGTCCATGAGACTTGCAGTGGACAAATGGGGGCGTGTTGAAGTAACTGAAGCAGCTGCGTTTTCTGTTAAGGAAGACAACAATCTGTCACTTATCGAGTTTGAACTTATCACAGTTGAAGAGTGA